One Sulfolobus sp. S-194 DNA segment encodes these proteins:
- a CDS encoding DUF929 domain-containing protein has translation MAKRKKKENSESKLLYIPFIALVLVLIVFIMLPMIHSNSGSSGNSVINTQEPFFQFAKVSTQDYAPAGKVEVYLVSWIGCPFGASDSWGLYIALSHYGVINVTPNYSDLEHVPISPPDNTIPGKVPGLIFNSFNSNSSVEFHAIYLLGRIFTSNSSASLPNGTIITYSGNSLVNFELNELQKLAPSWVYNLIYQYQITTPFPGHNVGIAYLGNPPHVVSTIIITGPNGTWIMLGYDQEVNFGMPGLLAQYAADNNYNTQLPAMILQDIKNGNVPSQISFIQTEGNQILQIIQEAM, from the coding sequence ATGGCAAAAAGAAAGAAAAAAGAGAATAGTGAAAGCAAATTATTATATATACCATTTATTGCATTAGTTCTAGTATTAATAGTGTTTATTATGTTACCAATGATTCATTCAAATTCTGGGAGTTCTGGGAATAGTGTGATAAATACCCAAGAACCCTTCTTTCAATTTGCGAAAGTATCCACTCAAGATTATGCACCCGCTGGTAAAGTTGAAGTATATCTAGTTAGTTGGATCGGTTGCCCATTTGGCGCTTCAGACTCTTGGGGACTTTATATTGCATTAAGCCATTATGGTGTAATTAACGTTACACCAAACTATTCTGATCTAGAACATGTACCAATCTCACCACCAGATAATACAATTCCTGGCAAAGTACCCGGACTAATATTCAACTCTTTTAATTCAAACTCTAGCGTAGAATTTCATGCAATATATTTACTAGGTAGAATATTTACCTCAAACTCCTCAGCCTCACTACCAAATGGAACAATTATAACCTATTCTGGTAACTCACTTGTTAATTTTGAATTAAATGAGTTACAAAAACTCGCCCCATCATGGGTTTATAATCTTATTTACCAATATCAAATAACTACACCATTTCCCGGACATAACGTAGGAATAGCATATTTAGGAAATCCACCACATGTTGTATCTACAATTATAATAACTGGACCGAATGGTACTTGGATAATGCTGGGTTATGACCAAGAAGTAAACTTTGGCATGCCGGGGCTACTGGCCCAATACGCTGCCGATAATAATTATAACACTCAGCTTCCAGCAATGATTCTTCAGGATATAAAAAATGGCAATGTTCCTTCACAAATCTCCTTCATTCAAACAGAAGGAAATCAAATCCTTCAAATAATTCAGGAAGCTATGTGA